In Sulfurovum xiamenensis, a genomic segment contains:
- a CDS encoding YhdP family protein: MIKTSIMFSAHAIHVLLRNTLIFLVVLFIAFFMWLMVGIKLDTVKVADYNVEGLYIKLNKKLIVKADHVILPQSKAKPSFTSVHDTFERIKYLLTFFESIVVKNITFNNNTMSIRFKDDFLGLSSKDYEIIGTARREGKMLKATIPLLFLKKHNVTMSGKLTYDLHEKILSTEGFFRLHDALGRFHASKDGNSIDFGLESDSFSDLESIIDMFDLEENVQSWVVDKVKADQYKLRSLTGKGTLKNGTFKMDFDALNGEVLFTDTQIHFKEELPPVLAPSFILTYRNGGLYFDLKDPTYEGISLDGSKVSILNLLNADTHLKLKIKSDHRFEDTMQNLLKAYDIVLPLDQQSGKVKVLFMADLALKNSYQDFFVNVDFSKSDVLLGKTKFPITKGNVQYNKGLITLKNIYLKDTFYEGKLDGKLDVKKKKADFLFDAKRITLGDEKETFFILNNETVPFTLNYENNIQIKIPKLSMKFTNDTNETSIQLNDLNKVKPYLPDPGPIDNGGKVTIKTNDFNTYTFKGILKRESCFLYEKNDECKTRVPFEGVLKEKELDFYAFDKRFYYNKANARIKLSNLNFDLKKFLTVEAKKEKSEKTKKKEKTTEEKSLIILGENSQLRYGDHSLVTDSYDVEVKPNGDIKAIGSSSGDIIKFSKKNNIFSIQALRIQDKALHPLIDFKGLQHGRYTLKFSGDPEETMKGEIIVEGGVMKDFKAYNNTLAFINTIPALASLQNPGYSDKGFTIEKGVAEYRMIKQEKIIFDSIYIKGTSATIAGTGEIDLEKKTIDLNLAIQSARELGKLVGSLPLVGYILMGEDKSMTFGLQITGTLDDPQVKTSAGGDILSLPLKILKRALESPEHIINE; this comes from the coding sequence ATGATCAAAACCAGTATAATGTTTTCTGCGCATGCTATCCATGTGCTTTTACGTAATACACTCATCTTCCTGGTTGTCCTTTTTATCGCTTTTTTTATGTGGCTAATGGTAGGTATCAAATTGGATACCGTTAAAGTCGCTGATTACAATGTAGAGGGATTATACATTAAACTCAATAAAAAGCTTATAGTAAAAGCAGATCATGTCATTCTCCCCCAAAGTAAAGCCAAACCCTCTTTTACCAGTGTACATGATACCTTTGAGCGTATCAAATATCTGTTGACCTTTTTTGAATCTATCGTAGTGAAAAATATTACATTCAATAATAATACCATGAGTATCAGGTTTAAAGACGATTTCTTAGGGCTCTCAAGTAAAGACTATGAGATCATAGGAACAGCAAGACGTGAAGGGAAAATGTTAAAGGCAACGATTCCTCTGCTTTTTTTGAAAAAACATAATGTAACGATGAGTGGAAAACTGACCTATGACCTGCATGAAAAGATCTTGTCAACAGAAGGTTTTTTTAGACTCCATGATGCATTGGGAAGATTTCACGCGAGCAAAGATGGCAACAGTATCGATTTTGGACTGGAGAGTGACAGTTTCAGTGACCTGGAAAGTATCATTGATATGTTTGATCTTGAGGAAAATGTGCAAAGTTGGGTCGTAGATAAAGTCAAAGCTGACCAGTATAAACTGCGCTCTTTAACGGGCAAAGGAACTTTGAAAAATGGTACCTTTAAAATGGATTTTGATGCACTGAACGGGGAAGTTCTCTTTACCGATACGCAGATACATTTTAAAGAAGAACTGCCACCGGTCTTGGCACCGAGTTTTATATTGACCTATCGCAATGGAGGACTCTATTTTGATCTGAAGGATCCGACCTATGAAGGTATAAGTTTAGATGGCAGCAAGGTCAGCATACTTAATCTACTCAATGCCGATACGCATTTAAAACTGAAAATAAAATCTGATCACCGTTTTGAGGATACCATGCAGAACTTACTCAAGGCGTATGATATTGTCTTGCCCCTAGACCAGCAAAGCGGGAAGGTCAAAGTGTTGTTTATGGCAGATCTAGCTTTGAAGAACAGTTATCAGGATTTTTTTGTGAATGTGGATTTTAGCAAAAGTGACGTGTTGTTGGGTAAAACCAAATTTCCTATTACCAAAGGGAATGTACAGTATAACAAAGGCTTGATCACTTTAAAAAATATTTATTTAAAAGATACCTTCTATGAAGGTAAGCTCGATGGTAAGTTGGATGTGAAAAAGAAAAAAGCAGATTTCCTCTTTGATGCCAAGCGTATCACACTTGGAGATGAAAAAGAGACCTTCTTTATATTGAACAATGAAACAGTTCCTTTTACACTCAACTATGAGAACAACATCCAAATCAAGATACCTAAACTCTCTATGAAATTTACAAATGATACCAATGAAACCTCCATTCAACTCAATGACTTGAATAAGGTCAAACCCTATCTACCAGATCCGGGTCCGATTGATAATGGTGGAAAAGTGACAATTAAAACAAACGATTTCAACACCTATACATTTAAAGGCATCTTGAAAAGAGAATCATGTTTTCTCTATGAAAAAAATGATGAATGTAAAACAAGAGTGCCTTTTGAAGGGGTCTTGAAAGAGAAAGAGTTGGATTTCTACGCGTTTGATAAACGTTTTTATTACAATAAAGCCAATGCACGCATTAAACTCAGTAATCTCAATTTTGATCTTAAAAAATTCTTGACAGTAGAAGCAAAAAAAGAAAAAAGCGAAAAGACGAAGAAGAAGGAAAAAACTACAGAAGAGAAAAGTTTAATCATTTTGGGTGAAAACAGCCAATTAAGATATGGTGATCATAGCTTGGTGACGGACAGTTATGATGTGGAAGTAAAACCCAATGGAGACATAAAAGCCATAGGAAGTTCATCAGGAGACATTATAAAGTTTTCTAAAAAGAACAATATCTTCTCTATACAGGCACTGCGTATACAGGATAAAGCCCTCCACCCTCTCATAGATTTTAAGGGTTTGCAGCATGGACGCTATACATTAAAATTCTCAGGTGATCCTGAAGAGACCATGAAAGGTGAGATCATTGTTGAGGGTGGTGTGATGAAGGATTTTAAGGCCTACAATAACACTCTGGCCTTTATCAATACCATACCGGCTTTAGCTTCTTTGCAGAACCCCGGTTATTCCGACAAAGGTTTTACAATAGAGAAGGGTGTAGCCGAATATAGAATGATCAAACAAGAGAAGATCATATTTGATTCTATCTATATCAAAGGCACATCGGCAACTATCGCAGGTACAGGAGAAATTGATCTTGAGAAAAAAACCATCGATCTCAATCTTGCTATCCAATCGGCAAGAGAGCTGGGTAAACTGGTAGGGAGTTTACCTCTGGTAGGGTATATCTTGATGGGAGAAGACAAAAGTATGACCTTTGGACTCCAAATTACAGGAACACTGGATGATCCTCAGGTCAAGACATCCGCAGGAGGAGATATCCTCTCACTGCCTCTCAAAATACTCAAAAGAGCATTGGAGTCACCGGAGCATATTATCAATGAATAG
- the lolA gene encoding LolA-like outer membrane lipoprotein chaperone encodes MRLLSLLLLASSLLSASIELPENFQADFIQTITNTKNKVITYSGKVRFSNETLFKWSYREPTKKEVCSDGLELLVVDHDLEQVSAYRISNGINIAKIVKQAKLHSKNIYVAEYENKQYTIQVDAQQKLHSIAYFDDLDNKVQILFKQMKYGKGNLPAQSMKCNYPIDYDMIQG; translated from the coding sequence ATGAGACTATTATCGTTACTGTTATTGGCATCTTCTCTGCTCTCTGCAAGCATAGAACTGCCAGAAAATTTCCAGGCAGATTTCATACAGACAATCACCAATACAAAAAACAAAGTGATCACCTACAGTGGTAAAGTACGTTTTTCAAATGAAACACTGTTCAAATGGAGCTATAGAGAACCTACAAAAAAAGAGGTGTGTAGTGATGGCTTGGAGCTGCTTGTGGTAGATCATGATCTCGAGCAGGTCTCTGCCTATCGTATCTCAAACGGTATCAATATCGCTAAGATAGTTAAACAGGCAAAACTGCACAGTAAAAATATCTATGTAGCAGAGTATGAAAACAAACAATACACCATACAGGTCGACGCGCAACAAAAACTACACAGTATCGCGTATTTTGATGATCTGGATAACAAAGTACAGATACTCTTCAAACAGATGAAGTATGGAAAAGGAAATTTACCTGCACAAAGCATGAAATGTAATTACCCTATAGACTATGACATGATTCAAGGATAA
- the mltG gene encoding endolytic transglycosylase MltG, with the protein MSVLRKSTWIACAENIILVLIISFAFYTTLPIQTTRTLLVPQGSITHIISQLTQKGYALSPIDKYILVFLGKPQSGWVDIGATDLNRIDFLYRLTTAKAKMEEITLIPGETTELFFTSVAADLKLDKTKLDAYYKEFSHYPEAGIYADTYYVPYGISEKHFIHFLLSASEKKYQEISKKIYGTYNEKQWLNILIIASIIQKEAANTKEMPIVSSVIYNRLKKGMRLQMDGTLNYGKYSHVKVTPERIKNDTSRFNTYKYKGLPHMPIGAVSFNAIIAAIKPAKTNYLYFMKNAQGVHDFTDSYKTHRKNIQKAR; encoded by the coding sequence ATGAGTGTATTACGTAAAAGCACATGGATAGCATGCGCAGAAAACATTATACTGGTTTTGATCATCTCTTTCGCCTTTTATACAACACTGCCCATTCAAACAACGCGGACACTTTTAGTACCGCAGGGATCTATTACGCACATTATATCACAGCTGACACAAAAAGGGTATGCCTTAAGCCCTATTGATAAATATATTTTGGTCTTTCTGGGGAAACCTCAAAGTGGATGGGTGGATATAGGTGCGACCGATTTGAACCGTATCGATTTTTTATACAGACTGACCACAGCAAAAGCGAAGATGGAAGAGATCACACTGATCCCTGGTGAAACCACAGAACTCTTCTTCACTTCTGTAGCTGCTGATCTAAAACTTGATAAAACAAAATTGGATGCCTATTATAAAGAGTTTTCGCACTATCCTGAAGCGGGTATCTATGCAGATACCTATTATGTGCCCTATGGTATCAGTGAAAAACATTTTATTCATTTTCTTCTTTCTGCCTCTGAGAAAAAATATCAAGAGATCTCTAAAAAGATCTATGGAACCTATAATGAAAAACAGTGGTTAAATATACTCATTATTGCTTCTATCATCCAAAAAGAAGCGGCCAATACCAAAGAGATGCCTATCGTTTCATCAGTTATCTATAACCGTCTTAAGAAAGGTATGCGTCTTCAAATGGACGGGACACTGAATTACGGTAAATATTCGCATGTTAAAGTCACCCCGGAGCGCATTAAAAATGATACAAGCAGATTTAACACCTACAAATATAAAGGGCTGCCTCATATGCCTATAGGTGCTGTCTCTTTTAATGCGATCATAGCAGCGATCAAACCTGCCAAGACAAATTACCTTTACTTTATGAAAAATGCCCAAGGGGTACATGACTTTACCGACAGCTATAAAACGCATCGTAAAAATATTCAAAAAGCACGTTAA
- the secA gene encoding preprotein translocase subunit SecA, whose amino-acid sequence MIKSVLKLFGTQNDKIVKNYLKKVKIINQLEAQYEALDDEALKAAFETLKNEVQSGTKTLNDVLYDSFAITREAAKRALGMRHYDVQMVGGLVLNDGNIAEMKTGEGKTLVATLAVVLNAMTGKGVHVVTVNDYLAKRDSEEMGQLYEFLGYSVGCITTDIHDDMGRKAQYDADITYGTNNEYGFDYLRDNMKVRVEEKVQREHHFAIVDEVDSILIDEARTPLIISGPTQRDHNHYAQADAIAKQMKRGKKIETKPGEPEQTTGDFIVDEKNRTIIMTEDGLQKAQDLFEVENLYSLENAVLSHHLDQALKAHYIFEKDVDYVVQNNEIIIVDEFTGRLSEGRRYSEGLHQALEAKENVEVQEESQTLAEITYQNYFRLYDKLAGMTGTAQTEATEFSQIYNLDVISIPTNVPVARIDKNDLIYNTEREKLDAVVRRIKELNENGQPVLIGTASIEKSEMIHERLKKEKIAHNILNAKNHAQEAEIIVNAGQKGAVTVATNMAGRGVDIKIDDEVRSLGGLVILGTERHESRRIDNQLRGRSGRQGDPGESQFFLSLDDNLLRIFGGEKIRNIMNRLGVEEGEYIDSKIVTRSVEKAQKKVENQHYESRKHILEYDDVANHQRKAIYAFRNQLLDPEFDIAAKIKENRAEYVDYLLGEAEIFAGMPTEDFDVERLAALIKEELRIEVQSEQFKDKEVEALTAMITEMMENLYERKMSQIDPEQRQEIERILYLQVLDPQWRDHLYEMDVLKTGIGLRGYNQKDPLTEYKQDSYKLFTDLVSRIKIEAVKVLQLVQFDFESPEEEEAAVEHIREELENDVANTTLNQSYEEGVIAEDSSKLKPITGSKKPKRNDPCPCGSGKKYKNCCGQSGPKKGLLA is encoded by the coding sequence ATGATAAAAAGCGTACTCAAACTCTTTGGCACACAAAATGACAAGATCGTAAAGAACTATCTCAAAAAAGTAAAAATCATCAATCAACTTGAAGCACAATATGAAGCTTTGGATGATGAAGCACTCAAAGCTGCATTTGAAACACTTAAAAATGAAGTACAAAGTGGCACTAAAACACTGAATGATGTACTCTATGATTCTTTTGCTATCACCAGAGAAGCTGCGAAACGGGCTTTAGGTATGAGACATTATGATGTACAGATGGTCGGGGGATTGGTACTCAACGACGGGAACATCGCAGAGATGAAGACAGGTGAAGGTAAAACACTTGTAGCGACACTGGCAGTTGTCCTCAATGCGATGACAGGCAAAGGTGTACATGTCGTAACGGTCAATGACTACCTTGCGAAAAGAGACTCTGAAGAGATGGGTCAACTCTATGAATTCCTAGGTTACAGCGTAGGATGTATCACCACAGACATCCATGATGATATGGGTAGAAAAGCGCAGTACGATGCGGATATCACCTATGGAACGAACAATGAATATGGTTTTGATTACCTTCGTGACAACATGAAAGTAAGAGTGGAAGAGAAAGTACAGCGTGAACACCATTTTGCCATAGTCGATGAAGTTGACTCCATCCTGATAGATGAGGCAAGAACACCGCTGATCATCTCGGGACCTACACAACGTGACCACAACCATTATGCCCAGGCAGATGCCATCGCTAAGCAGATGAAGCGTGGAAAAAAAATAGAGACAAAACCGGGTGAACCAGAGCAGACTACGGGTGATTTCATCGTTGATGAAAAAAACAGAACGATCATTATGACAGAAGACGGGCTCCAAAAAGCACAAGATCTCTTTGAAGTGGAAAACCTTTACAGTCTTGAAAATGCTGTCCTCTCTCATCACCTTGACCAGGCACTTAAAGCACACTATATCTTTGAAAAAGATGTCGACTATGTCGTACAGAACAATGAGATCATTATCGTGGATGAATTTACAGGAAGACTCTCTGAGGGGCGTAGATATTCTGAAGGATTGCACCAGGCACTTGAAGCCAAAGAAAATGTGGAAGTGCAGGAAGAGTCTCAAACACTGGCTGAGATCACCTATCAAAACTACTTCAGACTCTATGACAAGCTTGCCGGTATGACAGGTACAGCACAGACTGAAGCTACGGAATTCTCACAGATCTATAACCTGGATGTTATCTCTATACCGACCAATGTGCCTGTTGCCAGAATAGACAAAAATGACCTGATCTACAATACAGAACGTGAAAAGCTGGACGCTGTAGTAAGAAGGATCAAAGAGCTCAATGAAAATGGACAGCCGGTACTCATAGGTACAGCTTCCATTGAAAAATCTGAAATGATCCATGAGAGACTCAAAAAAGAGAAGATCGCTCATAATATCCTCAATGCAAAAAACCATGCACAAGAAGCAGAGATAATCGTCAATGCAGGACAAAAAGGTGCGGTAACCGTTGCAACGAATATGGCAGGACGTGGGGTAGATATCAAGATCGATGATGAAGTAAGAAGCCTTGGCGGACTAGTGATACTTGGTACAGAGCGTCATGAGAGTAGACGTATAGACAATCAGCTCAGAGGTCGTTCAGGACGTCAGGGGGATCCGGGAGAGAGTCAGTTCTTCCTCAGTCTTGATGACAATCTACTTCGTATCTTCGGAGGAGAAAAGATCAGAAATATCATGAACAGACTTGGGGTTGAAGAGGGAGAATACATCGACTCCAAAATCGTAACACGTTCTGTAGAGAAAGCACAGAAAAAAGTAGAGAACCAACACTATGAGTCAAGAAAACATATTTTGGAATATGATGATGTGGCCAACCACCAAAGAAAAGCGATCTATGCCTTTAGAAACCAACTTCTCGACCCAGAGTTTGATATTGCTGCCAAGATCAAAGAGAACCGTGCAGAATATGTAGACTACCTTTTAGGAGAAGCTGAGATCTTTGCAGGGATGCCTACAGAAGATTTTGATGTCGAGAGACTCGCTGCATTGATCAAGGAAGAGCTGCGTATTGAAGTGCAAAGTGAGCAGTTCAAAGACAAAGAAGTAGAAGCGCTTACTGCAATGATCACAGAGATGATGGAGAACCTCTATGAACGCAAAATGTCGCAGATCGATCCAGAACAAAGACAAGAGATAGAACGTATCTTATACCTTCAGGTACTTGACCCTCAATGGAGAGACCACCTTTATGAAATGGATGTGCTTAAAACAGGTATCGGGCTCAGAGGCTACAATCAAAAAGACCCATTGACCGAGTATAAACAAGACAGTTATAAACTCTTTACAGATCTTGTCTCACGTATCAAAATAGAAGCTGTGAAGGTACTTCAGCTTGTACAATTTGACTTTGAGTCTCCTGAAGAAGAAGAAGCTGCAGTGGAACATATCAGAGAAGAGTTAGAGAACGATGTTGCAAATACGACACTTAACCAGTCTTATGAAGAGGGTGTCATTGCTGAAGATTCCTCAAAACTCAAGCCTATTACAGGATCGAAAAAACCTAAAAGAAATGATCCGTGTCCATGTGGGTCAGGTAAAAAATATAAAAACTGTTGTGGACAGAGCGGGCCTAAAAAAGGTCTCTTGGCATAA
- a CDS encoding ABC transporter permease — MSTPARISSPNTKFIRHIIKHYLKYDKENPFIFISAMLAFLGIAAGVMVLMIAMGIMNGTQKEFTKKLFVMNYPLTILPLEENAVNDTLIASLKEQFPHLQFSPYYTTQVITKNDGAVQGSLVYGVDFDKESKINAIFKEATGHETSKFRVVIGEGLSFEMNAPKGEKVTLYFSEQQAIGFGTMPLQKRFIVDGVFKSGLKAYDKAIMYTSLEAFEKLLDRKHGSYDGLHIYTENPLDEIDAIRSELPEMVVIEGWWQQNGNFFAAMEMEKKALFLVLLLIILVASLNIISSLLMTVMSRRREIALMRTLGATKVEIKAIFFRLGLIIGSTGIVAGTLLGGLGIWILTTFDIISMPADVYGTSKLPVDLTFNDFGLIILGTSIIILLSALYPAKKASQTDPLTVLRNE, encoded by the coding sequence ATGTCCACGCCTGCCAGAATCTCCTCGCCTAATACAAAGTTCATTAGGCATATCATTAAACACTATCTCAAATACGATAAAGAGAACCCTTTTATCTTTATCTCTGCCATGTTGGCTTTCTTGGGTATTGCTGCAGGTGTGATGGTACTGATGATCGCTATGGGGATCATGAATGGGACACAAAAAGAGTTTACCAAAAAACTTTTTGTGATGAACTACCCTCTTACCATACTTCCATTGGAAGAAAATGCCGTTAATGATACCCTCATAGCATCACTGAAAGAACAATTCCCCCACCTTCAATTCAGTCCCTATTACACCACACAGGTCATCACGAAAAATGACGGTGCTGTGCAAGGCTCTTTGGTCTACGGTGTGGATTTCGATAAAGAGAGCAAGATCAATGCTATCTTTAAAGAAGCAACAGGCCATGAAACAAGCAAATTCAGAGTGGTGATAGGTGAAGGACTCTCTTTTGAGATGAATGCCCCTAAAGGTGAAAAGGTCACACTGTACTTTTCAGAACAGCAGGCAATAGGCTTTGGAACCATGCCGCTTCAAAAACGTTTTATCGTCGATGGTGTTTTCAAATCCGGTCTTAAAGCCTATGACAAAGCGATTATGTACACTTCTTTAGAAGCATTTGAAAAACTGCTTGATCGAAAGCATGGAAGCTATGACGGTCTGCATATCTATACAGAAAATCCTCTCGATGAAATAGATGCTATACGAAGTGAATTACCTGAAATGGTCGTCATAGAAGGGTGGTGGCAGCAGAACGGAAATTTCTTTGCAGCCATGGAAATGGAGAAGAAGGCTCTTTTCCTGGTGTTACTGCTCATCATCCTTGTAGCCTCACTCAATATCATCTCCTCTTTGCTTATGACAGTGATGAGCCGAAGAAGAGAGATCGCCCTGATGCGTACACTTGGTGCCACCAAGGTAGAGATCAAAGCGATCTTCTTTCGGTTAGGGCTTATTATAGGAAGTACAGGTATCGTAGCGGGTACCCTACTTGGCGGACTTGGAATCTGGATACTCACCACTTTTGACATCATCTCTATGCCTGCGGATGTGTACGGTACTTCAAAACTGCCCGTGGATCTCACCTTCAATGATTTTGGATTGATCATTTTGGGTACAAGTATCATTATACTGCTTTCAGCCCTCTATCCTGCAAAAAAAGCATCTCAGACGGATCCTTTGACTGTACTCAGAAATGAATAG
- a CDS encoding bifunctional protein-serine/threonine kinase/phosphatase has product MSKQSIETSGLTLAKGTQLRGDDFFEVKVMDDITVAVVCDGVGSALQGAQAAKHTTNFLINALKNRPKSWTMEKSIKHFIENINRVLYLDSMAEYDCEELVTTLALVVIEGDRLYGANVGDSRIYLHRNIEGNVQLTQLSEDHIMDEEGMENVLTAAMGLEESVSPYYFENNLSAGDLILLCSDGLYHELSEDELKSDLKMGASFLVKKASKLHHDDLPDDTTAIVLEIKEVDPRFRLKQSDLIVREHYKAGEVIDGYRLIKPLIQNKRTWLCEKRGFNYVMKFIPYEAMDDEMILDLFVKEAWMAKRLKAGFFPKAVIPKNRTHRYYIMSFIEGQTLKAYSAKKPLSVDLSVALACFLLKMSNFLMKYDLVHGDIKPENIIVTERKGKLVFKMVDFGSITEAYSNVTRAGTPSYLAPERFKQAPINEQTEIYAIGVTLYEVLTQKFPFGEIEPFQNPSFEKSIKAPSKLNPKIPAWFESVILRALDTDTDQRYKNYSEMFYEISNPLKVKPYFDKSTSIMERDPLLVCRIGFIGMVVLNIVQFLWF; this is encoded by the coding sequence ATGTCAAAACAAAGCATAGAAACATCAGGACTCACACTTGCTAAGGGTACACAGCTCAGAGGGGATGATTTTTTTGAAGTGAAAGTGATGGATGACATTACTGTCGCTGTTGTCTGTGATGGTGTGGGGTCTGCGCTGCAAGGGGCTCAGGCAGCTAAACACACGACCAATTTTTTGATCAATGCGCTTAAGAACAGACCGAAAAGCTGGACGATGGAAAAGTCCATTAAACACTTTATAGAAAATATCAACAGAGTGCTCTATCTTGATTCGATGGCAGAATATGATTGTGAAGAACTTGTCACTACGCTTGCATTGGTTGTCATAGAGGGTGACAGACTGTACGGTGCAAATGTAGGGGACAGCCGTATCTATTTACATAGAAATATTGAAGGTAATGTGCAACTTACCCAACTCTCTGAAGATCATATCATGGATGAAGAGGGTATGGAAAATGTACTGACGGCAGCGATGGGACTGGAGGAGAGTGTTTCACCTTACTATTTTGAGAACAACCTTTCAGCAGGAGACCTGATACTCCTTTGTAGTGATGGACTCTATCACGAGCTTTCGGAAGATGAACTGAAATCAGATCTAAAAATGGGCGCCTCTTTTTTAGTAAAAAAAGCAAGTAAACTCCATCATGATGATCTTCCTGATGATACCACGGCCATCGTCCTGGAGATCAAAGAGGTGGATCCCCGGTTCAGGTTGAAGCAAAGTGATCTTATTGTACGTGAGCATTATAAAGCAGGTGAAGTGATCGATGGCTACAGGCTGATTAAACCATTGATCCAAAATAAACGTACCTGGCTTTGTGAAAAACGGGGATTCAATTACGTGATGAAGTTCATACCGTATGAAGCGATGGATGATGAGATGATACTTGACCTGTTTGTCAAAGAAGCATGGATGGCAAAGAGACTCAAAGCAGGCTTTTTCCCAAAAGCAGTGATCCCCAAAAATCGTACACACCGTTACTATATTATGAGTTTTATAGAAGGTCAGACACTCAAAGCGTACAGTGCAAAAAAACCGCTCTCTGTAGATTTGAGTGTTGCATTGGCCTGTTTTTTGCTCAAGATGTCAAATTTCCTTATGAAATACGATCTGGTCCATGGTGATATCAAGCCTGAAAATATTATCGTGACGGAGCGTAAAGGGAAGTTGGTATTTAAAATGGTAGATTTTGGAAGTATCACTGAAGCCTATTCCAATGTGACACGGGCAGGTACACCTTCGTATTTGGCACCGGAACGTTTTAAACAAGCGCCGATCAATGAACAGACAGAGATCTATGCCATAGGTGTGACACTCTATGAAGTACTGACACAAAAGTTTCCGTTCGGAGAGATAGAGCCTTTTCAAAATCCCTCTTTTGAAAAAAGTATCAAAGCACCCTCTAAATTAAACCCTAAAATACCTGCATGGTTTGAAAGTGTAATTTTAAGAGCACTGGATACTGATACGGATCAACGTTACAAAAACTATTCAGAAATGTTCTATGAGATCAGTAATCCCTTGAAGGTAAAACCCTACTTTGATAAAAGTACATCTATTATGGAAAGAGATCCACTTCTGGTATGTCGTATAGGTTTTATAGGAATGGTCGTGTTGAATATCGTTCAGTTTTTGTGGTTCTAG
- a CDS encoding MFS transporter, with translation MAGFKALKGQGHIPTLFMAFLYFDMSFMVWTMLGPLSTEISEALAATGYMITAGEKATLLSLPILSGALLRILLGFGVDKLGAKLTALMAQSVVIAALLMAYFMGETITYNVLLIVALGLGFAGASFAVALPQAGQWYPPKLQGVVLGLAGAGNIGVVIDFLFAPKIAEKWGWESVFLVGAIMAIVVWIAYAFLAKDAPESVYKARPKKLSDYGKLLKDKDTWWFNLFYAVSFGGFVGFAGYMKVYLMNTYQVEMSAFGLDILDEDNVKVVAGYFGALCIFAGAVLRPVGGAIADKMGGVKSLYIFFGTVATLAVVNATIALPFGLAIVVLFLIMANLGMANGAVFQLVPQRFGKDIGIMTGIIGAAGGLGGTALIKTLGWSKGAFDGYTTGFMIFAAVVLVAIAGISLVKTRWRTTWGLKAGGMI, from the coding sequence ATGGCAGGATTTAAAGCGTTGAAAGGGCAGGGACATATACCTACGTTGTTCATGGCTTTTTTATATTTTGATATGAGTTTTATGGTTTGGACCATGTTAGGTCCACTCTCTACAGAAATAAGTGAGGCACTGGCTGCTACAGGGTATATGATCACAGCAGGTGAAAAAGCTACGTTGCTTTCACTTCCTATTTTATCTGGTGCCTTGTTAAGAATATTACTTGGTTTTGGTGTGGATAAACTCGGAGCAAAACTGACAGCGCTTATGGCACAGTCTGTAGTGATCGCAGCACTGCTTATGGCATATTTTATGGGTGAGACGATTACATACAATGTCCTGCTTATTGTAGCGCTTGGACTTGGTTTTGCCGGAGCATCTTTTGCTGTGGCACTTCCTCAGGCAGGTCAATGGTATCCGCCTAAGTTACAAGGTGTTGTACTTGGTCTTGCAGGAGCAGGTAATATCGGTGTAGTTATTGACTTTTTATTTGCGCCTAAGATCGCAGAAAAATGGGGTTGGGAATCCGTATTTCTAGTGGGTGCCATTATGGCTATCGTAGTGTGGATAGCATATGCATTTCTTGCTAAAGATGCACCAGAATCCGTCTATAAAGCCAGACCTAAAAAACTCTCTGATTACGGGAAACTTCTTAAAGATAAAGATACGTGGTGGTTTAACCTTTTCTATGCAGTGAGTTTTGGTGGGTTTGTAGGTTTTGCAGGCTATATGAAAGTTTATTTGATGAACACATATCAAGTAGAGATGAGTGCGTTTGGACTGGATATATTGGATGAAGATAATGTGAAAGTCGTTGCAGGTTATTTTGGTGCACTGTGTATCTTTGCCGGTGCAGTACTTCGACCTGTAGGGGGTGCCATTGCAGATAAAATGGGTGGTGTAAAATCTCTTTATATTTTCTTCGGTACTGTTGCAACACTGGCTGTAGTGAATGCTACAATAGCATTACCGTTTGGATTAGCCATAGTGGTGCTTTTCCTTATAATGGCAAACTTGGGTATGGCCAATGGAGCAGTATTCCAACTGGTTCCGCAAAGATTTGGTAAAGACATTGGTATTATGACAGGAATCATCGGTGCAGCCGGTGGTCTTGGTGGTACCGCATTGATCAAGACACTGGGTTGGTCAAAAGGTGCTTTTGATGGGTATACCACAGGGTTTATGATATTTGCAGCCGTTGTTTTAGTAGCGATCGCAGGTATCTCACTTGTGAAGACCAGATGGAGAACCACTTGGGGGTTGAAAGCAGGTGGTATGATCTAA